A genomic stretch from Eretmochelys imbricata isolate rEreImb1 chromosome 24, rEreImb1.hap1, whole genome shotgun sequence includes:
- the ZBTB32 gene encoding zinc finger and BTB domain-containing protein 32: MARRIRLHSPSHPDLLLHRAGELRHAQALCDVLVRVGQRDFPAHSLVLACASRTLARLLLLQGPSKLCSLDFLAPATFKHALDFAYTGSLEVAPEELTSLLATARDLEMEELEQACLRALGTGGPDGTGIGDMAGGHDSIGVGDRTGGRDGVAIGGGTGGHDGIGIGDRTGGHDGVATGDRTGGYDGVAIGDRSGVPDEVGVCDRTDGHDGVSIGDWAGSHDRVAIGNGDGGHDRVVNGDRAGSHDGIGAQDTRKETVAGMSQMKSVVTSPVGKTVAPGNHNLVLLADGPCLALARPDRKGSQIQDGSLAPSWVLFEQSSLKPRESVITARPLPQERRAQPWQPEVLWGPEGVVAGYQPCPPLLSYQLRSLPSPLGDLGPGHMALSASVGFHGYIRPFPCGLETGKPGAPIGITGREKQLEDQRLLVAPVKSSAYDLCPQQGPDALRLPLLCHPRPHPFPLPPCRARRSCDKDLPPLSTAPPGGQRLLQRERCARGVQAEARLREARRAPPGQKPYECGECSKRFTLKHQMETHYRVHTGEKPFQCKLCPQRSRDYSAMIKHLRTHGGAAPYRCTLCCQFCPSLAAMQKHMKGHCPEELPSDWTIETTYLYSSSTSSS; the protein is encoded by the exons ATGGCGCGGCGGATCAGGCTGCACAGCCCCTCACACCCAGACCTGCTGCTGCACCGGGCTGGTGAGCTGAGGCATGCACAGGCCCTGTGTGATGTGTTGGTGCGTGTGGGCCAGCGGGACTTCCCGGCCCACAGCTTGGTGCTGGCCTGCGCCAGCCGCACCCTGGCCCGgctcctcctgctgcagggccCCAGCAAGCTCTGCAGTTTGGACTTCCTTGCACCTGCCACCTTCAAGCATGCCCTGGACTTCGCCTACACTGGCAGCCTTGAGGTGGCACCTGAGGAGCTCACCAGCCTCCTGGCCACTGCCCGGGACCTGGAGatggaggagctggagcaggctTGCCTCAGGGCACTGGGAACTGGAGGCCCCGATGGGACTGGCATTGGCGACATGGCTGGTGGCCATGATTCAATTGGCGTTGGCGACAGGACTGGTGGCCGTGATGGAGTTGCAATTGGTGGCGGCACTGGTGGCCATGATGGAATTGGCATTGGTGACAGGACTGGTGGCCATGATGGGGTTGCCACTGGCGACAGGACTGGTGGCTATGATGGAGTTGCCATTGGTGACAGGTCTGGTGTCCCTGACGAAGTGGGCGTTTGCGACAGGACTGATGGCCATGATGGAGTTAGCATTGGCGATTGGGCTGGTAGCCATGACAGGGTTGCCATTGGCAACGGGGATGGTGGCCATGATAGAGTTGTCAATGGCGACAGGGCTGGCAGCCATGATGGGATTGGCGCCCAAGACACAAGGAAGGAGACAGTGGCTGGGATGTCCCAGATGAAGTCTGTGGTCACCAGCCCTGTTGGCAAGACTGTAGCACCAGGCAACCACAACCTAGTTTTATTGGCCGATGGGCCCTGCCTGGCCCTGGCTAGGCCAGACAGAAAGGGGAGCCAAATCCAAGATGGCAGCTTGGCACCCAGTTGGGTCTTGTTTGAACAGTCCTCCCTCAAGCCACGGGAAAGTGTCATCACGGCCCGGCCACTGCCTCAAGAGCGCCGCGCCCAGCCCTGGCAGCCAGAGGTGCTCTGGGGGCCAGAGGGGGTGGTTGCTGGCTACCAGCCCTGCCCGCCATTGCTCAGCTACCAGCTGCGGTCGCTGCCTTCGCCCTTGGGTGACCTGGGGCCCGGGCACATGGCCCTCTCAGCGTCTGTGGGTTTCCATGGCTACATCCGACCCTTCCCCTGTGGGCTGGAGACGGGGAAGCCGGGCGCCCCCATTGGGATCACGGGCAGAGAGAAGCAACTGGAAGACCAAAG GCTGCTGGTGGCTCCGGTCAAGAGTTCGGCATACGACCTCTGCCCGCAGCAGGGCCCGGATGCCCTGCgcctcccactgctctgccacccaC GGCCCCACccgttccccctcccaccctgccgggCCCGGCGGAGCTGTGACAAGGACCTGCCACCCCTGAGCACGGCACCCCCTGGAG GCCAGCGGCTGTTGCAGCGGGAGCGCTGTGCCCGCGGGGTCCAGGCTGAGGCCAGGCTGCGGGAGGCCCGGCGGGCGCCCCCCGGCCAGAAGCCCTATGAGTGCGGCGAGTGCAGCAAGCGCTTCACCCTCAAGCATCAGATGGAGACGCACTATCGGGTGCACACTG GCGAGAAGCCGTTTCAGTGCAAGCTCTGCCCCCAGCGCTCCCGTGACTACTCTGCAATGATCAAGCACCTGCGGACCCACGGTGGCGCGGCCCCCTATCGCTGCACCCTATGCTGCCAGttctgccccagcctggctgctatGCAGAAGCACATGAAGGGCCATTGCCCCGAGGAGCTGCCCTCGGACTGGACGATCGAGACCACCTACCTCtactcctcctccacctcctcctcctga